The Thermocrinis albus DSM 14484 genome segment ATGTGACCAAAGGTGCATGACTCTTTGAAGTAATCAAGGGCGGAGTTATCATCTCCCTCTTTCACCTTCATAACACCGAGAAGATACAGGGCCATTGGCCTGTAAGAAGAAGGCATGGAAATGACCTTACTCAGTTCCCTCTTAGCATCCTCCCACCTTCCCATAAGGTAGTAGTCCACACCTCTTTTGTAAGCTACCATGTCGGCAGGTTTACCACAACCCACACTGTCATCCCTAAGAGGCGATACCTCCGCCAGCTCCAGCTCTTTTGGTGGCTCCAGGAGATGAGAGCTAAGATCCAGTACCTTTCCCTCCCCCATGGGTAATAGAGGAGGGGGTTCCAGCTTTGGTTTTTCCCTTATCTGCTGAGCTCGTAACTCTACACTTAGCTCAAACTCCTTCTTTATCTGGGCCCATAGGAAGATACCCGTCAGAAAACTAAAGAGCGCTATGAGCCTCCACATAATACTCTCCTAAGTGACAAGTTATGTTGAGTTTCTGGATCACGTTTCTGTTTTCTTCCAAGTGAATAACCGAATAGCTGGCGTTATCACACCCAAAGCTCCAAAAACGAGAAAGATCTACACCCAGAAGGTAACAGTACATGGCCCTTATGGGGACAGTGTGGGAAACAACGGCCACCGTTTGGTGCTGGTGCTTTCTCTTTATCTCCTCCACGAAATCCGCCACACGTCTGTAGACATCGGTGAGACTTTCACCTCCTTCAAAGCTGGTTCTGTGGGGTTCCTCCATCCACATTCTGAAAGTTTCCGGAAACCTCCTTTTGACCTCCTCTACTGTGAGACCGGACCAGACGCCGTGATCTATCTCCCTTATCCTTTCGTCCTTCACCACATGCACGTCTCTTCCCTTTGCTATCTCCAAAGCGGTCAGATACGTTCTTCTGAGGGGAGAGGAGTATATGACATCAAAGGGTACATTCCTCAAAGCCTCTGCCAGAAGACGCGCCTGCTGTAAACCCCTCTGTGAGAGCTCAGGATCCAGAAGGCCCTGATAACGCCCTTCGGGATTCCAAGTACTTTCGGCGTGACGCACCACAAAGAGCTTCACCATACCCTGTACTCCATGAGGGTCTCTGAGTAGACCTTAGTAGCTTCTCCTAAACGGACAGAGTAACCCATCTTGTAAAGGACCACCTCCAGAAGACCCACCAGCATAAGACCATCTTTAGGATCTACTCCCATGTGGGATATCCGTATCAGTTTCCCCTTCCAATGATCCTGACCACCTGCTGTCCTCACACCGTACCTCAGAAGACTCTTCCTTATCTCCTCAGCCTTTTCGTGGTATAGGGCCGTCACCGATATGGCAGGCCTCTTAGCGAAAAGTTCCAGACCCATCACTTGAGCAGCTCTGCGTGTCCCTTCTGCAACGGCTGCGTGGCGCCTCTCTACCCTTTCCATACCCTCTTCCAACAGGATGCTGAGACTTTCTCTGAGGGCCAGTATG includes the following:
- the pspA gene encoding phosphoserine phosphatase PspA translates to MVKLFVVRHAESTWNPEGRYQGLLDPELSQRGLQQARLLAEALRNVPFDVIYSSPLRRTYLTALEIAKGRDVHVVKDERIREIDHGVWSGLTVEEVKRRFPETFRMWMEEPHRTSFEGGESLTDVYRRVADFVEEIKRKHQHQTVAVVSHTVPIRAMYCYLLGVDLSRFWSFGCDNASYSVIHLEENRNVIQKLNITCHLGEYYVEAHSAL